Proteins encoded by one window of Burkholderia plantarii:
- a CDS encoding group II truncated hemoglobin → MTDDVTDDGAQAKPSAFDLVGGEARVRELIDRFYDLMDLEPEFAGIRALHPASLDGSRDKTFWFLCGWLGGPDHYVSRFGHPRLRARHLPFPIGSSERDQWLRCMAWAMEDIGLAQPLRERLMHSFYDTADWMRNRPG, encoded by the coding sequence ATGACCGACGATGTGACCGACGACGGCGCGCAGGCGAAGCCGAGCGCGTTCGACCTGGTGGGCGGCGAGGCGCGCGTGCGCGAGCTGATCGACCGCTTCTACGACCTGATGGACCTGGAACCCGAGTTCGCGGGGATCCGCGCGCTGCATCCCGCCTCGCTCGACGGCTCGCGCGACAAGACCTTCTGGTTCCTGTGCGGCTGGCTGGGCGGCCCCGACCATTACGTAAGCCGCTTCGGCCACCCGCGGCTGCGCGCGCGGCACCTGCCGTTCCCGATCGGCTCGTCGGAGCGCGACCAGTGGCTGCGCTGCATGGCCTGGGCGATGGAGGACATCGGGCTTGCGCAGCCGCTGCGCGAGCGGCTCATGCATTCGTTCTACGACACCGCCGACTGGATGCGCAACCGCCCGGGTTGA
- a CDS encoding ABC transporter permease gives MTTQHEEVRAARGARLGPGELVRQSIRMTMRDWRAGELTLLVLALVLAVAALTSVGFLSDRLRQGLEHDARQMLGADFVVRGDRPVDPSFAAAARADGLATATTAIFPSMVGGTGANAPSRLAAVKAVSAGYPLRGQVEIAGAATAPGRPAGAIPAPGTVWADPALLDALHLKVGDPVRVGQRNFTIAAAITRELDRGFSFVNFSPRLMLREDELVSTGLVGYGSRVTYRLLVAGPDAAVARFAALAHQRVDGGKLRGVVLESLQEGQPQVRETLDRARHFLTLVSLLTALLSAVAIAMAAQRYMRRHLDGCAAMRCLGTSRRTLAGLFALEFVAIGIASGLLGAALGYAGHLALLAALGSLIDVVLPQPGVAPALVGVGAGLVLLLGFALPPLMPLTRVPPVRVLRREWGGEGRTAWLGYGLGVLLFAALLIAAAGNLTLGLIVAGGFAGGLVLFAALARAVLFAAARAVRDARVGAGLGWRYAIASLHRRGAASALQITALALGLMCLLLISITRDDLVAGWRKSTPPDAPNQFLIDIQPDQRPDVVRYLASQGIDDAPLEPMVRGRLIAIDGRAVNPDSYADANARRLVDREFNLSYTTQLPDDNRVVEGRWFGVSSKPQVSIEAGLAKTLGVKLGDTLRFDVTGLTVEAPVTSIRKLDWGTFRVNFFVLMPPAALEDMPAMYITSFHLPPQRARVIDGLIARQPGITAIDVAPILAQVERVLLQVVGAVQLLFGFTLAAGVLVLYTALAGSRDERVREAALLRALGASRAQVGAVQRAEFVIVGTLAGVCGALGALAIGWVLAVQVFRFELALNPWVVPAGVAAGIVCAGAAGWWSLRRVLARPALRSLRDA, from the coding sequence TTGACGACGCAGCATGAGGAAGTTCGCGCCGCACGCGGCGCGCGTCTGGGGCCGGGCGAGCTGGTACGGCAATCGATCCGGATGACGATGCGCGACTGGCGCGCGGGCGAGCTGACGCTGCTCGTGCTCGCGCTGGTGCTGGCGGTGGCCGCGCTGACCAGCGTCGGCTTCCTGTCGGACCGGCTGCGCCAGGGGCTCGAGCACGACGCGCGCCAGATGCTCGGCGCCGATTTCGTGGTGCGCGGCGACCGCCCCGTCGATCCGTCGTTCGCCGCCGCGGCGCGCGCCGACGGGCTGGCCACGGCCACCACGGCGATCTTCCCGAGCATGGTCGGCGGCACCGGCGCCAACGCGCCGTCGCGGCTCGCCGCCGTCAAGGCCGTCTCGGCCGGCTATCCGCTGCGCGGGCAGGTGGAGATCGCCGGCGCGGCCACCGCGCCGGGCCGCCCGGCCGGCGCGATTCCCGCGCCCGGCACCGTGTGGGCCGATCCGGCGCTGCTCGACGCGCTGCACCTGAAGGTCGGCGATCCGGTGCGGGTCGGCCAGCGCAATTTCACGATCGCGGCGGCAATCACGCGCGAGCTCGATCGCGGCTTCTCGTTCGTCAATTTCTCCCCGCGCCTGATGTTGCGCGAGGACGAACTCGTCTCCACCGGCCTGGTCGGCTACGGCAGCCGCGTCACCTACCGGCTGCTGGTGGCCGGCCCCGATGCGGCCGTGGCGCGCTTCGCCGCGCTCGCGCACCAGCGCGTGGACGGCGGCAAGCTGCGCGGCGTGGTGCTCGAATCGCTGCAGGAAGGCCAGCCGCAGGTGCGCGAGACGCTCGACCGCGCGCGCCACTTCCTGACGCTGGTCTCGCTGCTCACGGCGCTGCTCTCGGCGGTGGCGATCGCGATGGCCGCGCAGCGCTACATGCGCCGCCATCTCGACGGCTGCGCCGCGATGCGCTGCCTCGGCACCAGCCGGCGCACGCTCGCGGGCCTGTTTGCGCTCGAATTCGTCGCGATCGGCATCGCCTCGGGCCTGCTCGGCGCGGCGCTCGGCTACGCCGGCCATCTCGCGCTGCTGGCCGCGCTCGGCAGCCTGATCGACGTGGTGCTGCCGCAGCCGGGCGTCGCGCCGGCGCTGGTCGGCGTCGGCGCCGGGCTGGTGCTGCTGCTCGGTTTCGCGCTGCCGCCGCTGATGCCGCTCACGCGCGTGCCGCCGGTGCGCGTGCTGCGCCGCGAGTGGGGCGGCGAAGGGCGCACCGCCTGGCTCGGCTACGGGCTCGGTGTGCTGCTGTTCGCGGCGCTGCTGATCGCGGCGGCCGGCAACCTGACGCTCGGCCTGATCGTGGCGGGCGGCTTCGCGGGCGGGCTCGTGCTGTTCGCCGCGCTGGCCCGCGCGGTGCTGTTCGCGGCGGCGCGCGCGGTGCGCGACGCGCGCGTCGGCGCCGGGCTCGGCTGGCGTTACGCGATCGCCTCGCTGCATCGGCGCGGCGCGGCCAGCGCGCTGCAGATCACCGCGCTCGCGCTCGGCCTGATGTGCCTGCTGCTGATCTCGATCACGCGCGACGACCTGGTGGCCGGCTGGCGCAAATCGACGCCGCCCGACGCGCCGAACCAGTTCCTGATCGACATCCAGCCCGACCAGCGGCCCGACGTGGTTCGCTACCTCGCCTCGCAGGGGATCGACGACGCGCCGCTCGAACCGATGGTGCGCGGCCGCCTGATCGCGATCGACGGCCGCGCCGTGAATCCCGACAGCTACGCCGACGCGAACGCGCGCCGGCTCGTCGACCGCGAGTTCAACCTGTCGTACACGACCCAGCTGCCCGACGACAACCGCGTCGTCGAGGGGCGCTGGTTCGGCGTCTCGTCGAAGCCGCAGGTATCGATCGAGGCGGGGCTCGCGAAGACGCTCGGGGTGAAGCTCGGCGACACGCTGCGCTTCGACGTGACCGGGCTCACCGTGGAGGCGCCCGTCACCAGCATCCGCAAGCTCGACTGGGGCACGTTTCGCGTGAACTTCTTCGTGCTGATGCCGCCCGCCGCGCTGGAGGACATGCCGGCGATGTACATCACCAGCTTCCATCTGCCGCCGCAGCGCGCGCGCGTGATAGACGGGCTGATCGCGCGCCAGCCCGGCATCACCGCGATCGACGTCGCGCCGATTCTGGCTCAGGTGGAGCGCGTGCTGCTGCAGGTGGTGGGCGCCGTGCAACTGCTGTTCGGCTTCACGCTCGCGGCCGGCGTGCTGGTGCTCTACACGGCGCTGGCCGGCAGCCGCGACGAGCGTGTGCGCGAGGCGGCGCTACTGCGCGCGCTCGGCGCGTCGCGCGCGCAGGTCGGCGCGGTGCAGCGTGCCGAGTTCGTGATCGTCGGCACCCTCGCGGGCGTGTGCGGGGCACTCGGCGCGCTCGCGATCGGCTGGGTGCTGGCGGTCCAGGTGTTCCGGTTCGAACTCGCGCTCAATCCGTGGGTGGTGCCGGCCGGCGTCGCCGCGGGCATCGTCTGCGCGGGGGCGGCGGGCTGGTGGAGCTTGCGCCGCGTGCTGGCGCGGCCGGCGCTGCGTTCGTTGCGCGATGCCTGA
- a CDS encoding DUF4126 domain-containing protein: MVEAISLGAGLAWASGLRLYLTVLIAGVLARTGLVHLPDTLAALTSPWVIGAAGVLAVAEFLADKIPAFDSLWDAIHTFIRIPAGAVLAAGALGHADPAMLMIAGLAGGTLAGSAHVAKAGTRALINLSPEPVSNWIASTTEDGLVCAGLALAFFVPLLFLALMIGFVAFAAWVLPRLWRGVSGGFRGMAHQMVSRFNSLGGKRD; this comes from the coding sequence ATGGTCGAGGCCATTTCGCTCGGCGCGGGGCTCGCGTGGGCGAGCGGGCTGCGCCTCTATCTGACGGTGCTGATCGCCGGCGTGCTCGCGCGCACCGGTCTCGTCCACCTGCCCGACACGCTCGCCGCGCTGACTTCCCCGTGGGTGATCGGCGCCGCCGGCGTGCTCGCCGTCGCCGAATTCCTCGCCGACAAGATTCCCGCGTTCGATTCGCTCTGGGACGCGATCCACACCTTCATCCGGATTCCGGCCGGCGCGGTGCTGGCCGCCGGCGCGCTCGGTCACGCCGATCCGGCCATGCTGATGATCGCCGGGCTCGCCGGCGGCACGCTGGCCGGCTCAGCGCACGTCGCGAAGGCCGGCACGCGCGCGCTGATCAACCTGTCGCCCGAGCCGGTTTCGAACTGGATCGCCTCGACGACCGAGGACGGCCTCGTCTGCGCCGGCCTCGCGCTCGCGTTCTTCGTCCCGCTGCTGTTCCTCGCGCTGATGATCGGCTTCGTCGCGTTCGCCGCTTGGGTGCTGCCGAGGCTCTGGCGCGGCGTGTCGGGCGGATTTCGCGGGATGGCGCACCAGATGGTGTCGCGCTTCAATTCACTCGGAGGCAAGCGGGATTGA
- a CDS encoding DMT family transporter, which yields MSWILLFVAGLLEIAWAAGMKTSEGFTRLWPSVFTVVTALGSFALLAMAMRQLPLGTAYAVWTGIGVVGAFVVGIVLMGEAVTLMRVASALLIVLGLLGLKMTSGH from the coding sequence ATGTCCTGGATCCTGCTGTTCGTCGCCGGCCTGCTCGAAATCGCCTGGGCGGCCGGCATGAAAACGTCGGAGGGCTTCACGCGCCTCTGGCCTTCCGTGTTCACCGTGGTGACCGCGCTCGGCAGCTTCGCGCTGCTCGCGATGGCGATGCGCCAGTTGCCGCTCGGCACGGCCTATGCGGTCTGGACCGGCATCGGCGTGGTCGGCGCCTTCGTGGTCGGCATCGTGCTGATGGGCGAGGCCGTTACGTTGATGCGCGTCGCGAGCGCCTTGCTGATCGTGCTCGGCCTGCTCGGCCTGAAGATGACCTCGGGCCACTGA
- the kdpE gene encoding two-component system response regulator KdpE, whose product MSEPTLTVVLIEDEKQIRRFVRTALEAEGIAVFDAETGKQGLIETATRKPDLVIVDLGLPDTDGLDVIRELRGWSELPVIVLSARTREDEKVAALDAGADDYLTKPFGVSELLARIRAHLRRRNLGGANDTPSVTFGAITVDLALRVVTRAGAPVHLTPLEYRLLATLVRHAGRVLTHRQLLRDVWGPSHVESHHYLRIYMAHLRQKLEADPAQPEHIVTETGVGYRLVGAA is encoded by the coding sequence ATGAGTGAACCGACGCTGACCGTCGTCCTGATCGAGGACGAAAAACAGATCCGCCGCTTCGTGCGCACCGCGCTCGAGGCCGAGGGCATCGCCGTGTTCGACGCCGAGACCGGCAAGCAGGGGCTGATCGAGACGGCCACGCGCAAGCCTGATCTGGTGATCGTCGATCTCGGGCTGCCCGACACCGACGGGCTCGACGTGATCCGCGAGTTGCGCGGCTGGTCCGAGCTGCCGGTGATCGTGCTGTCGGCGCGCACGCGCGAGGACGAGAAGGTGGCCGCGCTCGACGCCGGCGCCGACGACTACCTGACCAAGCCGTTCGGCGTGTCCGAACTGCTGGCGCGGATTCGCGCGCACCTGCGGCGGCGCAACCTCGGCGGCGCGAACGACACGCCGAGCGTGACGTTCGGCGCGATCACCGTGGACCTCGCGCTGCGCGTCGTCACGCGCGCCGGCGCGCCGGTGCATCTGACGCCGCTCGAATACCGCCTGCTCGCGACGCTGGTGCGCCACGCGGGCCGCGTACTGACGCACCGGCAGCTGCTGCGCGACGTCTGGGGGCCGTCGCACGTCGAGAGCCATCACTATCTGCGGATCTACATGGCGCACCTGCGCCAGAAGCTCGAGGCCGATCCGGCGCAGCCGGAACACATCGTCACCGAAACCGGGGTGGGCTACCGGCTGGTCGGCGCGGCCTGA
- a CDS encoding sensor histidine kinase, with translation MNRPDPDQLLDKLQREEEKQQRGRLKIFFGASAGVGKTYAMLQAARSRADEGVDVLVGIVETHGRRETAALLSGLDLLAPRVIEHRGRRLEEFDLDAALERRPQLVLVDELAHSNLPGTRHLKRWQDVHELLDAGIDVYTTVNVQHLESLNDVVGAITGIRVWETVPDRVFDAADEVTLVDLPADELLERMRDGKVYLPQQAERAVRNFFRKGNLIALRELALRRTADRVDAQMREYRADRSIARIWQARERLLVCVGPGPEAPTLVRAAARLAAGLKADWIAVYVETPRSQRLDDARRRRPLDALKLAAELGAETVTLAGGDAVAALIGYAQVRNVSKLVAGGSPRAGFARRLARPFGERLAERAGDLDLMLLRASAQDEARRAPSDAGALAWRDAFLRLAGERSPPRHYAVAAAICAVLTGIASLAQTRLDLTNLVMLYLLGVVFCAVRLGRGPGVMQSFLSVAAFDFFFVPPRMSLSVSDTQYLLTFFGMLLTSLVISHLTSSLTRAAGLAERRERRTGAMYAMARELAAALTAEQIVEIGSRHVAEVFRARVAMLLPDSADQVRQKIENPDEALTLTGAALDSDVGQWVYDQQKPAGRGTDTLPAALARYLPLKAPMRTRGVLAVVTQDARELDMPEQQRMLDAFAAQIALALERVHYVEIARDALVSMESERLRNSLLSAISHDLRTPLTTIVGFSSMLAGLHEAAGQRGGATRAAGAAATTGTAAGTAVTVAATAAEAAVSREHELAEAIHDEALRMTGIVTNLLDMARLQAGSLQLKRQWSLLEETVGAALAACKRVLARHPVQVRLPADLPLLQTDAVLMERLFANLFENAAKYTPAGAALVIGAERIDEDGKPFVRVTVDDHGPGLRAGMEARIFDKFTRGEKESATPGIGLGLAICRAIVDAHGGRIGARNRLAPDGSVLGARFWFTLPVDAPPPVPEVDDAGEGEQADGAAAADDADRTTAAGNPPDEGRAAAGRALPRAAPAAFEPPLTPDHE, from the coding sequence ATGAACCGTCCCGATCCCGACCAGCTTCTCGACAAGCTCCAGCGCGAGGAGGAGAAGCAGCAGCGCGGCCGGCTGAAGATCTTCTTCGGCGCCTCGGCCGGCGTCGGCAAGACCTACGCGATGCTGCAGGCGGCGCGCTCGCGCGCCGACGAGGGCGTCGACGTGCTGGTCGGCATCGTCGAGACGCACGGCCGGCGCGAGACCGCCGCGCTGCTCAGCGGGCTCGACCTGCTCGCGCCGCGCGTGATCGAGCATCGCGGCCGGCGGCTCGAGGAGTTCGATCTCGACGCGGCGCTCGAACGGCGCCCGCAGCTGGTGCTGGTCGACGAGCTGGCCCACTCGAACCTGCCCGGCACGCGCCACCTGAAGCGCTGGCAGGACGTGCATGAGCTGCTCGACGCCGGCATCGACGTCTACACCACCGTCAACGTCCAGCACCTCGAAAGCCTCAACGACGTGGTCGGCGCGATCACCGGCATCCGTGTCTGGGAGACCGTGCCGGACCGCGTGTTCGACGCGGCCGACGAGGTCACGCTGGTCGACCTGCCGGCCGACGAGCTGCTCGAGCGGATGCGCGACGGCAAGGTGTACCTGCCGCAGCAGGCCGAGCGCGCGGTGCGCAACTTCTTCCGCAAGGGCAACCTGATCGCGCTGCGCGAGCTGGCGCTGCGCCGCACCGCCGACCGCGTCGACGCGCAGATGCGCGAGTACCGCGCCGATCGCTCGATCGCGCGCATCTGGCAGGCGCGCGAGCGGCTGCTGGTGTGCGTCGGGCCGGGGCCGGAGGCGCCCACGCTGGTGCGCGCGGCGGCGCGCCTCGCGGCCGGGCTGAAGGCCGACTGGATCGCGGTGTATGTGGAGACGCCGCGCTCGCAGCGGCTCGACGATGCGCGGCGGCGCCGGCCGCTCGACGCGCTGAAGCTCGCGGCCGAACTCGGCGCCGAGACCGTCACGCTCGCGGGCGGCGACGCGGTGGCCGCGCTGATCGGCTACGCGCAGGTGCGCAACGTCTCGAAGCTGGTGGCGGGCGGCTCGCCGCGCGCCGGCTTCGCGCGCCGGCTCGCGCGGCCGTTCGGCGAGCGGCTCGCCGAGCGTGCCGGCGACCTCGACCTGATGCTGCTGCGCGCCTCGGCCCAGGACGAGGCGCGTCGCGCGCCATCCGACGCCGGCGCGCTGGCCTGGCGCGACGCGTTCCTGCGGCTGGCGGGCGAGCGCTCGCCGCCGCGCCACTACGCCGTGGCCGCCGCGATCTGCGCGGTGCTGACCGGCATCGCAAGCCTCGCGCAGACGCGCCTCGACCTGACCAACCTCGTGATGCTGTACCTGCTCGGCGTGGTGTTCTGCGCCGTGCGGCTCGGGCGCGGGCCGGGCGTGATGCAGTCGTTCCTGTCGGTCGCCGCGTTCGATTTCTTCTTCGTGCCGCCGCGGATGTCGCTGTCGGTGTCCGACACGCAATACCTGCTGACCTTCTTCGGCATGCTGCTGACCTCGCTCGTGATCAGTCACCTGACCTCGAGCCTGACTCGCGCGGCGGGCCTGGCCGAGCGGCGCGAGCGGCGCACCGGCGCGATGTACGCGATGGCGCGCGAGCTGGCCGCCGCGCTGACGGCCGAGCAGATCGTCGAGATCGGCAGCCGGCACGTGGCCGAGGTGTTCCGCGCGCGCGTGGCGATGCTGCTGCCCGACAGCGCGGACCAGGTGCGCCAGAAGATCGAGAACCCCGACGAGGCGCTGACGCTGACGGGCGCCGCGCTCGACAGCGACGTCGGGCAGTGGGTCTACGACCAGCAGAAGCCGGCCGGGCGCGGCACCGACACGCTGCCGGCCGCGCTCGCGCGCTACCTGCCGCTGAAGGCGCCGATGCGCACACGCGGCGTGCTGGCCGTGGTCACGCAGGACGCGCGCGAGCTCGACATGCCCGAGCAGCAGCGCATGCTCGACGCGTTCGCCGCGCAGATCGCGCTCGCGCTCGAACGCGTCCACTACGTCGAGATCGCGCGCGACGCGCTGGTCAGCATGGAGTCCGAGCGGCTGCGCAACTCGCTGCTGTCGGCGATCTCGCACGACCTGCGCACGCCGCTCACCACCATCGTCGGCTTCTCGTCGATGCTGGCGGGGCTGCACGAGGCGGCGGGGCAGCGCGGCGGGGCTACCAGAGCGGCCGGCGCGGCGGCCACCACCGGCACGGCGGCGGGCACGGCGGTTACCGTGGCAGCCACGGCGGCCGAGGCCGCCGTGAGCCGCGAGCATGAACTCGCCGAGGCGATCCATGACGAGGCGCTGCGCATGACCGGAATCGTCACGAACCTGCTCGACATGGCGCGGCTGCAGGCCGGCAGCCTGCAGCTGAAGCGGCAGTGGTCGCTGCTCGAGGAAACCGTCGGCGCCGCGCTCGCGGCCTGCAAGCGCGTGCTGGCGCGCCATCCGGTGCAGGTGCGGCTGCCTGCCGACCTGCCGCTGTTGCAGACCGACGCGGTGCTGATGGAGCGGCTGTTCGCGAACCTGTTCGAGAACGCGGCGAAATACACGCCGGCCGGCGCCGCGCTCGTGATCGGCGCCGAGCGTATCGACGAGGACGGCAAGCCGTTCGTGCGCGTCACCGTCGACGATCACGGCCCGGGGCTGCGCGCCGGCATGGAGGCGCGCATCTTCGACAAGTTCACGCGCGGCGAGAAGGAGTCGGCCACGCCCGGCATCGGGCTCGGGCTCGCGATCTGCCGGGCGATCGTCGATGCGCATGGCGGTAGAATCGGCGCGCGCAACCGGCTCGCGCCGGACGGCTCGGTGCTCGGCGCGCGATTCTGGTTCACGCTGCCCGTCGATGCGCCGCCGCCCGTGCCCGAAGTCGATGACGCCGGCGAGGGCGAGCAGGCCGATGGAGCCGCCGCAGCCGACGATGCCGACCGGACCACGGCGGCCGGGAACCCGCCGGACGAGGGCCGGGCCGCCGCCGGCCGGGCTCTTCCGCGCGCCGCGCCCGCCGCTTTCGAACCTCCGCTGACGCCCGACCATGAGTGA
- the kdpC gene encoding potassium-transporting ATPase subunit KdpC, with protein sequence MKTLIRPLVVLFAVLTVVTGLAYPAVMTAFGSAVFPSQAGGSLIELNGKVVGSSLIGQPFDAPQDFWGRLSATSPMPYNGQGSSASNLGPTNPALADQVKGRLDALKAAGTDLSQPVPVDLVTASGSGLDPEISPAAAAYQIARVAKARAMPADAVRQLVDAHTRGRQFGLFGEPRVNVLELNLALDAGKAAH encoded by the coding sequence ATGAAGACCCTGATTCGTCCGCTCGTCGTCCTGTTCGCGGTGCTCACCGTCGTCACGGGGCTCGCGTATCCGGCGGTGATGACCGCGTTCGGCTCGGCCGTGTTCCCGTCGCAGGCGGGCGGCAGCCTGATCGAGCTGAACGGCAAGGTGGTCGGCTCGTCGCTGATCGGCCAGCCGTTCGACGCGCCGCAAGACTTCTGGGGGCGGCTCTCGGCCACCAGCCCGATGCCGTACAACGGGCAGGGTTCGAGCGCCTCGAACCTCGGTCCGACCAACCCGGCGCTGGCCGACCAGGTCAAGGGCCGGCTCGACGCGCTGAAGGCGGCCGGCACCGATCTCTCGCAGCCGGTGCCGGTGGATCTCGTCACCGCCTCGGGCAGCGGCCTCGATCCGGAGATCAGCCCGGCCGCGGCGGCCTACCAGATCGCCCGCGTCGCGAAGGCGCGCGCGATGCCGGCCGACGCGGTGCGCCAGCTGGTCGACGCGCATACGCGGGGCCGCCAGTTCGGCCTGTTCGGCGAGCCGCGCGTGAACGTGCTCGAACTGAACCTCGCGCTCGACGCGGGCAAGGCCGCGCACTGA
- the kdpB gene encoding potassium-transporting ATPase subunit KdpB translates to MNQHSATRSMFDPALVRPAIVESFKKLTPRTQFRNPVMFCVYVGSVLTTILWIAALAGQAEAPAGFILAVTLWLWFTVLFANFAEALAEGRSKAQAASLRSAKKDVMAKKLNEPHPKSPIRITTASELRRGDVVLVEAGDTIPADGEVVDGVASVDESAITGESAPVIRESGGDFSSVTGGTRVLSDWIVVKVTANPGEAFLDRMIAMVEGAKRQKTPNEIALTILLVALTIVMLLATATLLPFSIFSVQAMGAGHVVTITALVALLVCLIPTTIGGLLSAIGVAGMSRMMQANVIATSGRAVEAAGDVDVLLLDKTGTITLGNRQASTFVPAAGVPEETLADAAQLSSLADETPEGRSIVVLAKTRFNLRQRDMAALRATFIGFSAQTRMSGVDLPDREIRKGAADAIRQYVEAQGARFPEDVRRAVDDIARRGSTPLVVAERLGDATRVLGVIELKDIVKGGIKERFAELRKMGIKTVMVTGDNRLTAAAIAAEAGVDDFLAEATPETKLATIREHQTAGRLVAMTGDGTNDAPALAQADVAVAMNTGTQAAKEAGNMVDLDSNPTKLIEIVEIGKQMLMTRGSLTTFSIANDVAKYFAIIPAAFATTYPQLDALNVMHLATPASAIMSAVIFNALIIVLLIPLALKGVRYRALGAATLLRRNLLVYGLGGILVPFVGIKLIDIVLAAFGWV, encoded by the coding sequence ATGAATCAACATTCCGCAACGCGATCGATGTTCGACCCGGCGCTGGTGCGCCCGGCGATCGTCGAATCGTTCAAGAAACTCACGCCGCGCACGCAGTTCCGCAATCCGGTGATGTTCTGCGTCTACGTCGGCAGCGTGCTCACCACCATCCTCTGGATCGCCGCGCTCGCCGGCCAGGCCGAGGCGCCGGCCGGCTTCATCCTCGCGGTCACGCTCTGGCTCTGGTTCACGGTGCTGTTCGCGAACTTCGCCGAGGCGCTTGCCGAGGGCCGCTCGAAGGCCCAGGCCGCCTCGCTGCGCAGCGCGAAGAAGGACGTGATGGCCAAGAAGCTCAACGAGCCGCATCCGAAGTCGCCGATCCGCATCACCACCGCCAGCGAGCTGCGTCGCGGCGACGTGGTGCTGGTCGAGGCCGGCGACACGATCCCCGCCGACGGCGAGGTGGTGGACGGCGTCGCCTCGGTCGACGAATCGGCGATCACCGGCGAATCGGCGCCGGTGATCCGCGAGTCGGGCGGCGATTTCTCGTCGGTCACGGGCGGCACGCGGGTGCTGTCGGACTGGATCGTCGTGAAGGTCACGGCCAACCCGGGCGAGGCGTTCCTCGACCGGATGATCGCCATGGTGGAAGGCGCCAAGCGCCAGAAGACCCCCAACGAGATCGCGCTGACCATCCTGCTGGTCGCGCTGACGATCGTGATGCTGCTGGCCACCGCCACGCTGCTGCCGTTCTCGATCTTCTCGGTGCAGGCGATGGGCGCGGGCCACGTGGTCACCATCACGGCGCTGGTCGCGCTGCTGGTCTGCCTGATCCCGACCACCATCGGCGGGCTGCTCTCGGCGATCGGCGTGGCCGGCATGAGCCGCATGATGCAGGCCAACGTGATCGCCACCTCGGGCCGCGCGGTCGAGGCGGCCGGCGACGTCGACGTGCTGCTGCTCGACAAGACCGGCACCATCACGCTCGGCAACCGCCAGGCCTCCACCTTCGTGCCGGCCGCGGGCGTGCCAGAGGAAACGCTGGCCGACGCGGCGCAGCTCTCGTCGCTGGCCGACGAGACCCCGGAAGGCCGCAGCATCGTGGTGCTGGCCAAGACGCGCTTCAACCTGCGCCAGCGCGACATGGCCGCGCTGCGCGCCACCTTCATCGGCTTCTCGGCGCAGACCCGCATGAGCGGCGTGGATCTGCCCGATCGCGAGATCCGCAAGGGCGCGGCCGACGCGATCCGCCAGTACGTCGAGGCCCAGGGCGCGCGCTTTCCCGAGGACGTGCGGCGCGCCGTGGACGACATCGCGCGGCGCGGCAGCACCCCGCTGGTGGTGGCCGAACGGCTGGGCGACGCGACCCGCGTGCTCGGCGTGATCGAGCTGAAGGACATCGTGAAGGGCGGCATCAAGGAGCGCTTCGCCGAGCTGCGCAAGATGGGCATCAAGACCGTGATGGTGACGGGCGACAACCGGCTCACCGCCGCCGCGATCGCGGCCGAGGCGGGCGTCGACGACTTCCTCGCCGAGGCGACCCCCGAGACCAAGCTCGCGACGATCCGCGAGCACCAGACGGCCGGGCGCCTGGTGGCGATGACGGGCGACGGCACCAACGACGCGCCGGCGCTCGCGCAGGCCGACGTCGCGGTGGCCATGAACACCGGCACGCAGGCGGCCAAGGAAGCCGGCAACATGGTCGACCTCGATTCGAACCCGACCAAGCTGATCGAGATCGTCGAGATCGGCAAGCAGATGCTGATGACGCGCGGCTCGCTGACGACCTTCTCGATCGCCAACGACGTCGCCAAGTATTTCGCGATCATCCCGGCCGCGTTCGCCACCACCTATCCGCAGCTCGACGCGCTGAACGTGATGCATCTGGCCACGCCGGCCTCGGCGATCATGTCCGCGGTGATCTTCAACGCGCTGATCATCGTGCTGCTGATCCCGCTCGCGCTCAAGGGCGTGCGCTATCGCGCGCTCGGCGCGGCCACGCTGCTGCGCCGCAACCTGCTGGTCTACGGACTCGGCGGGATCCTGGTGCCGTTCGTCGGCATCAAGCTGATCGACATCGTGCTCGCCGCTTTCGGCTGGGTATAA